GCTTGCAGAGTGTTCCTGAAAATCACATCCTTCGTTTATTCTCGCCTCCTACCAAAGAACGATAGCGAAAGGCCAAGAAAATTTAGATGTGGTGCTGGCTTCAAGGGATCGTTGAAAGATTGCGTAAACGGTGGATACTTGAGAGAAAGTAAACACCCACATCTGTCACGGCTCTTGACATTCTTCGCCGACCCCGAGAGGGCCGTGCTTTTCAGAATAGCTTGGCAGGGGGGATGCGTTATTCCTTATGAAGGAAGAGGCAGCCAAGAATATAAGAGATATTTTGCGGAGGAGGAGAGCTTGTTCAGAGGAATCCAGAGTTTGATATGTGAAATGCCGAAGCTTGGCTTTGGGTGGTGTTGGATGTATGAATCAGGTCAAGAACTTGTATAGGTACATAATGATATGACTATGGCCAAGTGTACAGCATGACAAACGACGTATAATGAAACCTATGCGCATGCGTCTCAGTATTACATATCCGAGCGTAGAAAGAAACAGTCATGGTAATGCAAAGCCGAGAAGCTCATGTTCAATGCAATATCACGTTGATCAACCACACGAGACTGATGTCGTAGGAATTGCCAGCTCGCAGCAATGACGGAATGTGCTAGCGGTGAAGACACAAAGGGGACATCAAATGTCTTGGTAGTCTAGATAGTACCTATGCATCAAGAAAAGAGTGGAAAGACAAAGGCGACGATCTTTGTCAATCGATGTTGGTCAAAACGGTAGTGTTGGCGATCAGTTGCCATTCTTTGACCTGTCCGTTTTGCCAGTTTGGTAAGGCTTAGAAACACCACAGATTCATGTTGCCACTTGAATCCTTTCGAAAAGCTGGCCTCTCTTGCCCAGTTAGCCATTGCGCTATCCCTCAATGACAATAATTTGCTGTTCACGAGAATGAAATTGACAATAGCTGGATATGGGGGAAAGCGGGTCTCCCCGTGGCAGTGCAGCTAGACGGTGCCTGGGGTGATGGATGTTGACGGGATGCTGCAGATGACGGGAGGCTATTGGAGTGGGGGGGGATGAAGGTGAACTCTCAATTTAGATAGAGCACAAGAACGTCCAGTTGTACTCATCAGCTACGTGTATCTAACAATAGCCATTCCTTTGAGTTGGAAAGCTTTTATAGCCACTGTGGATGGTAAGAGTAAGCCAATGCTTATGGTTTCACATTGAAAGACAAGAGCCGAGATGGAAACTCCTTACCCACTGGCAGGACCTGGAATGAATAATACGGGCATTGTGACAGGGATTGCATTGACAGAAGAGATGATTTCTTTTCTATGAGAGACAGTCAATTTGATAACCTCGTTCGGTCATCAAGTGTAGTTGATCAAGACATAATAGTCGATAATTGACTAATCATACTGTGCTGTTGTTTAATATCTAAGCTTTGGTCTATTCCAAATTATTCTACAGATACCGAGTAACCAGGTAAGTTGACGAGATAATCAAGGATAATGGTCCCATACGATCTACTGTTATTCTCATCAAATCCTTTCACTTGCAACTCCAACACCATCTAATTCAATATGAACCCCAGCATTTCATTCAATACAGGCATATACTACTGTATTGTGTCGATGGCGCCGTATATTTTCAATATTACTCGAACCGTACCTGTAAACATCAAGAGCTAAACGCCCATTCTGTAAGCCACTATCGGGTGTCAACGCCGTCCGCCAAGCCATGAGCCAAGACATGGAAGATGTGCTGGGACTATGGATGCCACGCAAACCCTTTCAGCGGGTCTTTGGATGAGTTGGTTGGCTCAAGCTTCAGGTGCATTGCTACAGCAGGTGGAGAGAGTCATTAGAGTGCCCTTTAGATACGCTGTGCCCAGTAAAACCAGTGACAGTCTACTGGGGGCTCATATCAGCCGGAGTCCCGGATCCCCCCAATCCCCTTCCTGCCCCTTCTTCCTTCTACAGGACGCCTCATTTCCAGTTTTAGGTACATGCCAGGCAAGTCAGGAAGGAGCTGCACAAAGATTCCAGGGAACACCCGTCATTTTTTTCCAACCCGAATTTCTCCCAGCCTCACAAGTCGCCAGTCACCACCACCCCCCGTCTCTCACCTCACCCAAACTAATTCGACAGCACATTAGTCCAACAGGAACCAAGTAGACTACGAAACCTGTTCCCTCATCCCATCACATCTTAATTATCCTcattcaacaccaacaaccaaTCCACTCTGGTCATTTATTTACTGCAACTTAACGTTATCGCCTGCCAACTCTCCCCCCCAAACGCGGTGTCCCTGCCCTGTCCATTGGTCGACCCGCCAAGCTTCCCCCGTGCGCCCAGCCAGCAAGGCCCTCGATCCAATTTCCCTCTTACCTCTACCGCCCATTGTTACAGCAGCAACGTCAATACCCAACACAAAGTTAGCAAGAGCAAAGAATCGCGACTGGATCCCAGTGAAAACAGATCCTGGCGACACCTCGACGACCTCCCAAAACCAAGCTACCGATTAATCTCGAAATAGCATCACTTTTTCTTGCAGCATCTACTGTGTCAGCACTCGCTGGTCTTGTCTTCCAGCGAGTCAATCAGGATTCCTCTCGAAATGCCATCGTTTCTTCCCGATCAGCACAATTCGACAATTTACAATAACAACCCCGACATCCTCGACCTTGATCCCACGAACCAGTTCGGTCTAGCGAACAAGGAGAGGGTGAATGGGGGTTCTATCCGCCACGCCCGATCCGACACCATAAATGAGCGTTTTGACGAGAGCTCCATTTCTTCTACACACGCGTCTGAAGTTTCCGACTCAACACCGGCGCATATGAATGGCAACAGTAACGGCACACGGCCTACGAGCATGAGCTCTGTTTCTAACGGAAAATCAGCTACGGCTACTCGCCCTACCCGACACAACGATGCCGCCGACGTCGATAACTTTGGGCAGAAGCCCACGTTGAACGGTACTACAAACCTTGCCGACCGTACTCGCCATCATTCCTCCGACGTCAATGGCATGGATTCTAACACAAATTCCACTAATAACCATCAacattataataatttatcaAAACCTCTCCCATCAGAACCTCAACACTCAGAAGAGGTTTCTGAAAAACCTCAGAACGGAGGCATTGATAGAACCCATAAGCTTGCGACCTCACCAGTCCCTGCGGAACCGCGAGGCTCCCTCACCAACACAAACCTTGATGCGGCGCAGACAGTGCCGGCTCGTACCAATGGTGCCCACAGATTGTCATCCCCACCAATCTACAACCCTTCGAGTGCGGCAGCTTCCTCAACAGGGCATCTCCAAGCTCCTCCCCCTGGTCTCAAGCAACGGCATACTCTTGATGTGCCCAAGTACGTCCCAGGTCGTGCATCCAAGGACGGCATGGACACTGCCCAGGCTAGCGGCCGCTTCTCTCCTACTAACGCCGGAACCCCTAGTGGTCGACGACCTTCATTGAGTATGGGTCGAAGGCCAACCCGGTCAATGCAGTCAGACGGGCCTCGAGATGAGATCGTGCCAGACGAGGATGCGCTCCGCTGGGCAGAGGCTTTGCGACAAAAGCGGGCCAGTAAACGAAGGagaaaggaagaggaggacgatGATCGAGTCCTTGTCGGTACCAAGGTTGACGAGACTCATGCTAACTGGGAGACCGCCTACAACATGCTTACGGGTATTCGTGTTTCAGTTTCGAGAACGAATGCCAAACTCGACCGAGAGTTGACAGATGCCGATTTTGATACTAAGCAGAAGTCGACATTTGACATTGCCGGTAATGAGCTGGTACCGTCTGCAAAGTACGATTTCAAGTTCAAGGACTACGCTCCTTGGGTTTTCCGCCGCCTCCGATCTCTTTTCCACCTAGACCCTGCCGATTATCTCATGTCACTCACCGGCAAGTACATACTGTCGGAGCTTGGCTCTCCTGGCAAAAGTGGAAGCTTCTTTTACTTTTCACGAGATTACAAGTATATCATTAAAACCATCCACCACGCCGAGCATAAGTTCCTGCGCAAGATTCTCAAGGAATATTACCAGCATGTCAAGGACAACCCCAATATGCTTCTTTCGCAATTCTACGGTCTCCACCGCGTTAAGATGCCGTATGGCAAGAAAATCCACTTCGTTGTGATGAACAACCTCTTCCCCCCACACCGAGATATTCACACTACCTTTGATTTGAAGGGATCTACCATTGGCCGAGATTACCGGGAGGAGGATCTGGAGAAGAACCCTCGCGCAACACTGAAGGATCTCAATTGGCTCAGGCGGCAGAGAAGCCTGGAGTTGGGCATTCAGAAGAAACGCATGTTTCTGGAGCAACTACAACGAGACGTCGCTTTATTAAAACGACTTAAGATCATGGACTACTCATTACTGGTTGGCATACATGACGTCGCACGAGGGAACGAGGAAAACCTTCGCGACAAGACGCTTCAAGTGTTCAACCCTGGTGGTGAGAAGTCTCCCGACGACGAACCCAACTCAGTTCTTCTTCGCACACCATCCAAATTAGAGAATCAACGCAAGGCCAGGGAGCTACGACAGATGATTCGCCAGGAGCGGCCAGTACCCATGGGTCAATCAGCGAACAAGATGCCAGATGAGCTGCAAGAGGGCCAGCATCGTCCTGGGTGGGTTTTCGGGCAAGACGATGGCGGTTTTAGGGCAACCCACGAAGACAACACACCGGGGGATGAGATTTACTACCTCGGAGTCATCGACTGCCTCACTCATGTAAGTTCTTGTCCGACGCTCGAAACATACACAACTGACATATTTTAGTATGGAATTATCAAAAAGATCGAGCATTTCTGGAAGGGCTTGTCCAGTGACAAGACACAAATCTCGGCTTTGCCACCCGACCAGTATGGTGACCGATTCTACCATTTCATTGAGGGCGTCACTATGTCGACAGAGGAAGCTCACAGGGAGGCCGAGAGAAGGCACCAAGAGATACTTGAGGCGCAACGCTCAGAGGCAAGAGTCTCGAGCTGGAATTCTCGTCGTAGGTCATCTCAACCTGTTCCTCCAGTACCAAGTCATGGTCCTCCTCCACCACCCGGTCCGCGATCTCCAGAAGCGCAGGAAACGGTCGAGAAGGCCAATAGGGAGGCTGAACGCTCAGAGAGACATGGCTACACTGAGGACCAGATACCAGATCGAGTTTTGTCTACTGGCACTATCAAGGACACTCGCGATTCTCTGCAACACGAACCTATCCTTCCTGTGGTGCAAGAGGCAGGCGAAAACGGACGCGATGACAATGAGGTACGGCCTTTGACACTCCCCAAGGACCTCAACAAAAGCCTCCCGCCTACTAGAGCACCGCCACCAACTCCCCCCAAGCCTGGCTATCCTGGAGCAGGAAGTGCGGATAGCGGATATGCAGGTTTCGGTAATGGCACAGCTCTCGGCAACGGCTATACGTCTCAACAAAGGGTCAGCATTGACAGCCTTAACAAGGAGCTGCCTCCACTACCGAGAAAGGATGGCACAGACAACAGTGGCGTTCGGATGGTAGCTTAAGTTGCAACCACGACCTGATCAGGGTTGTCGAGGAGGACAAAAGACGGAATCACGATTAAGAAAGCGAATGACGCAGATACACAAGGTTGACGAGCGACGGAACCATCGTCAACCACCAATGATGCATTAGAAAAGCGAGACACCTGGCGACCACCCCTTGTTCTGGTCCTTTCCTTGACCAGCCATGCATGCACTATTTccttttttgtttttatcTACACCTTTTGCATACTGAACTCGGCCTATGAAAGCAAGTCTATTTCAATTCCATTTCCTTTGTCGGCTACGAATCGGAGAGAGGATCACTGGGGCGGATAGTGAGCCAGCTGCGTCAAGTCGCATCGTGGAGTACGACAGCACAGCACCTGTGGGAGCGAGTGCAGATATCGgttctttattaagaaaaagaagaagacatgGATGATACCACCACGTTTAGCACGCTGCAGTTTGTTTTTGACACTATTTTCACTTGGTCATTATTCAATTCTTCCACGGCCCGGCCCTTTCACATGATTATTCTTTCTTGTCGTATACTTATTGTCGTTTTCTCGTTTGGTTTTCATCAGCTAGCTGTGCTTGCAGTCTGTACATGCAAGGGTTTAGGTAGTAGGAATCGATAGATCTGGTAGGATAAAGACTTGAGCTGTCTAATCTGGTAGGACAGGAATGAAGGGCGCGGTGAAGCAGTGCATTAGTTGTACATGTAGGTGTGAATTGGTGATGGTGCGGTAGTTTACAGTGGTATAATACAATATGTATAACAAATGGCCCTTTCTTTATGAAGCCTTTTCCGTGTCGGTCGTTTCGTCCATGATTTTGAGTTGTCCAAGAAACCACTCGTTCTTGACGTTGACCATACCATttacttcttcttgttcaacATGGCTTGAATATCCTCCACACCCTTACCCTTCTCCCCGGCACCACCCTCAGGCGCGAAGCTCGTTGTGACCGTCATCTCCTGGGCACCCTGCGCTCTCAATTCATCCAGACGTCGCTTTTTCTGGATATCGGCTACTCGCCACTGCTTGAAGTACTTGACCCAAGCAGCAGCGCAATCCCGTTCAAAGTCTACCGTCTCTGTCGGACAGGCGCGCTTAGTGGCGGAAGGGTCCTTGGTAGCGTCGACAATATTGTTGGCGTCGAGACAGTTGAAATAGGCATCGCGGGCGGCCCAGCAGATCTTGCGCTCTTGACGGTTGGGAATGGCATCGCCGGAGCGGATGGCGTCGGCGCGGGATTCGCTTGAGAACGGCCACAAAcccatttcttttttctttctctttttgcGGATTTTCTTTATTGTTTGTATTTGCTTGTATGCTTTTGCGAAATGAGGCTCAATTGAGAGCTTGAAGTGTAGTTGTAATAGCGGGACAGATGGGACGGAATTAATTGGAGTTTATGGTGGCTCAAAATCTCA
This Fusarium poae strain DAOMC 252244 chromosome 3, whole genome shotgun sequence DNA region includes the following protein-coding sequences:
- a CDS encoding hypothetical protein (BUSCO:7285at5125), whose product is MPSFLPDQHNSTIYNNNPDILDLDPTNQFGLANKERVNGGSIRHARSDTINERFDESSISSTHASEVSDSTPAHMNGNSNGTRPTSMSSVSNGKSATATRPTRHNDAADVDNFGQKPTLNGTTNLADRTRHHSSDVNGMDSNTNSTNNHQHYNNLSKPLPSEPQHSEEVSEKPQNGGIDRTHKLATSPVPAEPRGSLTNTNLDAAQTVPARTNGAHRLSSPPIYNPSSAAASSTGHLQAPPPGLKQRHTLDVPKYVPGRASKDGMDTAQASGRFSPTNAGTPSGRRPSLSMGRRPTRSMQSDGPRDEIVPDEDALRWAEALRQKRASKRRRKEEEDDDRVLVGTKVDETHANWETAYNMLTGIRVSVSRTNAKLDRELTDADFDTKQKSTFDIAGNELVPSAKYDFKFKDYAPWVFRRLRSLFHLDPADYLMSLTGKYILSELGSPGKSGSFFYFSRDYKYIIKTIHHAEHKFLRKILKEYYQHVKDNPNMLLSQFYGLHRVKMPYGKKIHFVVMNNLFPPHRDIHTTFDLKGSTIGRDYREEDLEKNPRATLKDLNWLRRQRSLELGIQKKRMFLEQLQRDVALLKRLKIMDYSLLVGIHDVARGNEENLRDKTLQVFNPGGEKSPDDEPNSVLLRTPSKLENQRKARELRQMIRQERPVPMGQSANKMPDELQEGQHRPGWVFGQDDGGFRATHEDNTPGDEIYYLGVIDCLTHYGIIKKIEHFWKGLSSDKTQISALPPDQYGDRFYHFIEGVTMSTEEAHREAERRHQEILEAQRSEARVSSWNSRRRSSQPVPPVPSHGPPPPPGPRSPEAQETVEKANREAERSERHGYTEDQIPDRVLSTGTIKDTRDSLQHEPILPVVQEAGENGRDDNEVRPLTLPKDLNKSLPPTRAPPPTPPKPGYPGAGSADSGYAGFGNGTALGNGYTSQQRVSIDSLNKELPPLPRKDGTDNSGVRMVA
- a CDS encoding hypothetical protein (BUSCO:59455at5125): MGLWPFSSESRADAIRSGDAIPNRQERKICWAARDAYFNCLDANNIVDATKDPSATKRACPTETVDFERDCAAAWVKYFKQWRVADIQKKRRLDELRAQGAQEMTVTTSFAPEGGAGEKGKGVEDIQAMLNKKK